The following coding sequences are from one Bradyrhizobium sp. 200 window:
- a CDS encoding DUF4864 domain-containing protein produces MRAIVLLLVLLFGLAAPAAADDVANAQSVIRAQEQAFSRNDAAAAYSHAAPEIKRLFPQADIFMQMVEQAYTPVYRHKSFEFGEARVANGRIAQRVHIVDDNGEPWEAMYTLEQQSDGSLKITGCSLLKAGQAV; encoded by the coding sequence ATGCGCGCCATCGTCCTGCTTCTCGTGCTTCTGTTCGGTCTCGCCGCGCCCGCTGCCGCCGACGACGTCGCCAACGCGCAGAGCGTGATTCGCGCGCAGGAGCAGGCGTTCAGCCGTAACGACGCGGCGGCCGCCTATTCGCATGCGGCGCCCGAGATCAAACGGCTCTTTCCGCAGGCCGACATCTTCATGCAGATGGTCGAGCAGGCCTACACGCCGGTCTATCGCCACAAGAGTTTCGAATTCGGCGAGGCGCGCGTCGCCAATGGCCGGATCGCCCAGCGCGTCCACATCGTCGACGACAATGGCGAGCCCTGGGAAGCGATGTACACGCTGGAGCAGCAGTCGGACGGCAGTCTGAAAATCACCGGCTGTTCGCTGCTGAAGGCGGGACAGGCGGTGTAA
- a CDS encoding MFS transporter, producing MAISSEITRDSDLFVPDSRRAWIRLAVAVLIGSLGSVGMWSIVVALPVVQTEFAASRGTASLAFTMVMLGFGSGGVLTGKITDRYGIVIAIGLGIGILGLGYVVAGMSSSIWQFILVHFAIGLSSSATFGPLMAEASHWFDRYRGLAVAIAASGNYIGGTIWPPLVNFGIEQFGWRTSHIAIGIFTAVAMTLALVGLRMLMGAGAQRDHENAAPPRVDLRLSTNALTAILSLAGIACCVAMSMPQVHIVAYCGDLGYGVARGAEMLSLMLGFGIISRIGSGFLADKIGGIRTLLIGSVAQGTALLFYLFFDSLTSLYIISAMFGLFQGGIVPSYAIIVREAMPASEAGTRVGIVIFASVFGMSFGGWISGAIFDATGSYTAAFANGLAWNALNIGIMLLLLMRARQRLAMA from the coding sequence GTGGCAATTTCTTCTGAGATCACCCGAGATTCCGACCTGTTCGTTCCCGACTCGCGCCGGGCATGGATCCGGCTTGCCGTCGCCGTGCTGATCGGCTCGCTCGGCAGCGTCGGCATGTGGTCGATCGTGGTCGCGCTTCCCGTGGTCCAGACCGAGTTCGCGGCGAGCCGCGGCACCGCCTCGCTGGCCTTTACCATGGTGATGCTGGGATTCGGTTCCGGCGGGGTGCTGACCGGCAAGATCACCGACCGCTACGGCATCGTCATCGCGATCGGGCTCGGCATCGGCATTTTGGGCTTGGGCTATGTTGTGGCGGGGATGTCGTCGTCGATCTGGCAATTCATCCTGGTGCATTTTGCCATCGGGCTGTCCTCGTCGGCTACTTTCGGCCCGCTGATGGCGGAAGCCTCGCACTGGTTCGACCGCTACCGCGGGCTCGCGGTCGCCATCGCCGCCAGCGGCAATTACATCGGCGGCACGATCTGGCCGCCGCTGGTGAATTTCGGCATCGAGCAGTTCGGCTGGCGCACCAGCCATATCGCGATCGGCATCTTCACGGCGGTAGCGATGACACTGGCGCTGGTTGGCCTGCGCATGCTGATGGGGGCGGGAGCGCAGCGCGATCACGAGAACGCGGCGCCGCCGCGTGTCGACTTGCGCCTTTCCACCAATGCGCTGACGGCGATCCTGTCGCTCGCCGGGATTGCCTGCTGCGTGGCGATGTCGATGCCGCAGGTCCATATCGTGGCCTATTGCGGCGATCTCGGCTATGGCGTGGCGCGCGGCGCCGAGATGCTGTCGCTGATGCTGGGTTTCGGCATCATCAGCCGCATCGGTTCGGGCTTCCTCGCCGACAAGATCGGCGGCATCCGCACGCTCCTGATCGGCTCGGTGGCGCAGGGCACTGCGCTACTGTTCTATCTGTTCTTCGACAGCCTGACCTCGCTCTACATCATCTCCGCAATGTTCGGCCTGTTCCAGGGCGGCATCGTGCCGAGCTATGCGATCATCGTGCGTGAAGCGATGCCGGCGTCGGAAGCCGGCACCCGCGTCGGCATCGTGATCTTCGCCTCCGTGTTCGGCATGTCGTTCGGCGGCTGGATCTCGGGCGCGATCTTCGACGCCACCGGCTCCTATACCGCGGCCTTCGCCAACGGGCTGGCGTGGAATGCGCTGAATATCGGCATCATGCTGCTGCTCCTGATGCGCGCGCGGCAGCGGCTGGCGATGGCGTAA